From the Brachybacterium sillae genome, the window GGACCATACCCAGCGAGGTGTCCTCCAGTAGCTCGACGGCCTCGTCGTCGGAGGGCGCCCAGAAGGCCGGCCACCCGCAGTGGGCGTTGAACTGCTCGGCGGCGCGGAAGAGGACGGCCCCGCAGGCCCGGCAGGCGTAGGTTCCGGCCGGCCGCACCTCCTCATACTCCCCGGTGAACGGCCGCTCCGTGCCGCCCTCGCGCAGCACGTGGTACTCCTGTGGCGTTAGGCGGTCACGCCATTCCTGCTCAGTGCGCTGCACGGGGTGATCACCGTCGCCGATGCGCTGTGTGCTCATGCGGGACCTCCAGTCGAGTCGAACGCGGGAACGGTTGACACTGCGACTCAGTCAATCACAAATTACCGCTCCAGTCGAGTCGAACGCGGGAACGGTTGTCGCCGGGTCGAGGTGCAGCACGGTCGCGCCGAGGCGGTCCTCCAGATGATGGGCCCAGCTGTCGGCGAAGTCCCGCGGCAGGCTGCGCGGGCAGGTGCGCACCACCACGGTCTGCAGTGCGCACTCCTCCAGGAGCTGGTCGACCCTCTGCAGCACGTCGCCGTCGCTGACCTCGCCCTCCACCCGGCAGCCGACGGCGCGGAAGGCCCCGGAGGCCGCCGCGAGGACGGCCTCGGCGTCCATGCCCCCGGCCGGGGAGGCGGGGGAGGCCTCACCGCAGGTGGTGAGGTCGCGCCACTGCTGCTCCAGCGACCCCTCCGGCAGTTCGGCGAGGGAGTCGCGGATCAGTGAGGTCCCGCGCCGGGCCGGGACCAGCACGTGCACGGGCATCTGAGCGACGGGATCATCGGGATCGAGCACCGACAGACCGAGACAGTCGAGGGCGCTCTGGGCGTCCGCGGAGGTGAGCGGCACCTCGGTGAGGACGGCGACGGCACACGGCATGCGCGCGATCCTATGCCCACCGGATGGGGCTGTGCCGCATGCAGACGCCGCCTCTAGGATCAACAGCATGCGGAGTGCACCCGAGGATCCCACGACCGACCGGCCGCATCGTCCCGCCCCGTCCGTCGGCACCGCCGCCGCGGTCGGAGCCGGGGCCTTCCTCGCCACCGGTGCCGCCCTCACCACGGCCGCGCGGGTGATGGCGCGGATGCCGCTGGTGCCGTCGACCAGTCCGCTGGCCGCTCCTGACCTCGAGGTGGTCGCCGCCGGTGCCGACGCTCTCGTGCTGCGCGAGAGCGTGGAGGCCGCGCGTCCGGGGGTGCTCGCCCTGCGGCAGGACGGCGGGTCCGTGCACGTGCGGCTGGGTGAGATCGCAGAGCGCCCCGCCGAAGACCTGGTGCGCCGGCCGCTGCTGGCGCAGGACACCCCCCGCCCCGCCCATGCCGGCCCCGCCCACAGCAACGGTTTCTTCTGGGCCGGGGATCCGCGCTCCGCGCACGGCCTGGAGTTCCAGGAGATCGACGTGCACAGCCCCGTCGGGCCGATGCCTGCCTGGCTGGTGCCCGCCGGTGACGGCGCCCGCTGGGCTGTCTTGGTGCACGGACACGGCGCCACCCGCGGGGAGGGCCTGCGGTCTCTGCCGCTGTTGCATGCCCTCGGGATCACCGCCCTGGTGATCACCTATCGCAACGACCTCGGCGCCCCGCCGTCCGTGGACCGTCTGCACCACCTGGGCTCGGCCGAATGGGAGGACTGCTCCGCCGCGATCGAGGCCGCCCTGGAGCGGGGAGCCCGGTCGGTGGTGCTGATGGGCTGGTCCATGGGCGGCGGCATCGCCCTGCGCACCGCCCGGCTGTCCCCGCACCGGGACCGCATCGAGGCCTTGGTCCTGGACTCCCCGGCGATCGACTGGCGACAGATCCTCCAGCACCATGCGGCGCAGGTGCGGGCACCGCACGCGGTGCGGCGCGGCGCCATGTGGATGATGGGCTCCGTCGCCGGAGCGCGGATGGTGCAACTGCATGACCCCATCGCGCTGCATGAGATGACGGTGGAGACATACCGGGAGAGCCTCGCGCAGCCGACGCTGCTGCTGCACGCCGGAGCCGACACGACGGTGCCGCTAGACGCCTCCCGGCGCCTCGCCGACGCTCGCCCCGACCTCGTGGAGTACCACGAGGTCGACGGTGCCACCCACACCCGGGAGTGGAACGTCGATCCGGCGGTGTGGGAACGCACCGTCGCCCGGTTCCTCATCGAGCATCTGCAGCTTCCCGTCGATCCGCAGTCCCTCCCGCTGCCGGTGCGGGATCCCGCGGCCGCGCCGCAGGAGGGTGCGACCGGTCGACGGCTCTGACCCGGAGCCCCGGAGCCTCACCCGTCGCCGGGACTGCTGCGGTGTGGTGCGACTGCTCCGGGCCTTCAGGCCACCCTGGATCGTCGCGGCGCAGTCGAGTCGCTGCGAGGATCCGGTACCCGGGGTCAGATGCGCCGGTACCGGGTGAGGGTCGCGTGATCGCCGACGATGAGGGACTGCAGCGCCCAGTCCTGCTCGTGCAGGGGGCCGTCGAGCACTCGCGGGGACGGCCCACCCACGGTCCGGTGGGACACCGAGAAGCACAGTTCGTCGACCAGACCGGCGGCGACGAACGCGGCGAGGGTGCTGGGGCCGCCCTCGATCTGGATGCCCCGGTGCCCACGGTCCGTCAGCCCCCGCAGGATCTCCTCGGGGGTGTCGGCCACGATCACCTGGTCCGTCGGCAGACCGCTCGCGGCGGTCGCCTCGCGGGCGCTGTCCCGGCCCGTCACCAGGAACGTCGGCCAGTCCGCCCGCACCACCTCGGGCAGGTTCCCGGAACGGGAGAGCACCGCGAGCGCCGGATGATCCCGGCCACCGGGTCGCAGCGAGGTCCCCTCCCGCAGGGACCGCCGTCCGAGGGGCCGGCGGTACTCCTCCGCGCGCACCGTCCCGGCGCCCACCACCACCACGTCGATCAGGGCGCGCAGCACCCCGAAGGCGAAGGAGTCATCAGGGTTGTGCAGCGATCCGCTCGTGCCGTCGGCCCCGGCGATCGCGCCATCGACGGTGGTGTTCATCATCGCCCGCACGGTCACCCGGTCCGACGGCAGGGCGTACAGCTCGGCGAGAGCTACCGCGCCCGCATCGTCGGGTGTCACGGACACGGGTGAGGGGACGGGGCGGGCGTCGCGCCACAGCACATGCATGGGGCTGGCTCCTCGGTGTTGACAGAAGGGGCACCCGGACGGTGCTCCCGGGCGCGCCCCCGATCATGCCGCATCGTGCGGCGTGTCCGGTCCGCATCCCGACGCGGCATCGGCCCGGAGGAGGGGGTCGATAGGATCGCCCGGTGACCGACGCCCTGGCCGACCGCCGCCCCGACCCGTCCCTCGATCGCCTCCTCGGTGACCTGGTGCCGCCGCCGCGGTTCGCCGACGCCCGCCTCGAGACCTACCGGCCGGACCCCGACTTCCCCTCCCAGCAGGAGGCGAAGGACCGCATCGCCGCATTCGCCGCAGGCCTGGGCCGCTCGACCGGTGGCGGGCTGCGCGGCATGTTCCGCCGCCGCCCGGAGACCGCCCGTGGGCTCTACCTCGACGGCGGGTTCGGCGTCGGCAAGACCCACCTGCTGGCCTCCCTGTTCCACCTGGCCCCGGGCCACCGGGTGTACGGGACCTTCGTGGAGTACACCCACCTGGTGGGCGCTCTCGGGTTCCAGCGCGCCACCGACCTGCTGGGGGAGAGCACCCTGGTGTGCATCGACGAGTTCGAGCTCGACGATCCCGGGGACACCCTGCTCATGACCCGCCTCATCCGGGAGCTGTCCGACCGGGGTGTCGCCGTGGTGGCCACCTCGAACACCCTCCCGGATGCCCTGGGGGAGGGGCGGTTCGCGGCCCAGGATTTCCTGCGGGAGATCCAGGCCATGGCCGACCGCTTCGAGGTGATCCGCATCGACGGCCACGACTACCGCCGACGCGACGGCGACGTGCACGCCCCCTCCCTCGACGACGATCAGGTGCGTGCCCATGCCGAGGCCACCCCGGGGGCGACCCTCGACCGTTTCGACACCCTGCTGGAGCACCTCACCCAGGTGCATCCCTCCCGGTACGGGGCGTTGATCGACGACGTCAGCAGCGCCCACCTGCTCGGGGTGCGCACCCTGGACGACCACCACAATGCGTTGCGGCTGGTGGTTCTGGTGGACCGTCTGTACGACCGGGAGGTACCGGTGCTGGCCTCCGGGGTCGACGTCGCGCAGCTGTACACCCCGGAGCTGCTCGCCAGCGGCTACCGGAAGAAGTACTACCGTTCGCTGTCGCGCCTGAGCTCCCTGGTGCGCGACGGCGCGTCGCTGATCGGCTGATTCCGCGCCCGCGGCGCGCTCGCCGCTCTCCGGACCCCGCCGCCCCGGTGCTCAGCGCCGGACGACGACCGCGCCGGGCCCGTCCAGCTCGTGTCCGCTGCCGCCGCCGAAGCGGGCGAGCACCTCACCCTCCGGGGCGCGGACGGTGCCGTCCCCGCGATGCGCGAGGACGGTGATCCCGGTCTCCGCCCCGTCGGCGGCGTCGCGGTGCAGCAGCACCGTCTCCTCGTTGCGGGCCTCCACCCGCACCCGGCCCAGCGCCGGGTCACGCAGTGCGGGCACCTCATGGCGCAGCCGGAGCAGGGTCCGATACCAGTCGAGCATCGCCGCGTGCTCCGGGTCCTCCCGCTCCTCCCAGCGCAGGATCGAGGCGGTGAAGGTCGAGGCCGCCTGCGGATCCGGCACCGGATCCGACCAGCCCATCGCCGCGAACTCCTCGATCCGGCCGCGGGTGATGAACGGCCCGAGGTCCTCATCATGGTCGGTGAAGTAGGTGAACGGGGTGGAGGCCGCCCATTCCTCCCCCATGAACAGCATCGGCGTGGCGGCGCCCAGCAGGATCAGCGCGGCCCCGGCGGCGTGCGCACCGGCGGGCAGTCGGTGGTGCACCCGGTCGCCGGCGGCGCGGTTGCCCACCTGGTCGTGGTCCTGCAGGAACGCGACGAAGGAATGGGCGTCGTAGAGCGACGAGGCCGGATCCACCGGGGCACCCCACAGCCGATCCCGGAACGTGGAGAAACTGCCGTCGTGTTCGAACATCCGTGTGAGCGTGCGCTTCAGCACCCGCGTGGAGCCGAAGTCCACGTAGTAGCCGGCGCGCTCGCCGCTGATCCACGCGTGCACAGCATGGTGGATGTCATCGGCCCACTGCATGTCCATGCCGAGACCGCCCTCGGTGGTCGGCGTGACGGTGCGGGGGTCATTGCGGTCGGATTCGGCGATCAGCCGCAAAGGTCGGCTGACCTCCTGCGACCACGTGGCCACCGCGTCGGACATCTCGGCGAGCAGATGGCGCGGGGAGTCGTCGCGCAATTCGTGCACCGCATCGAGCCGCAGCCCGTCCAGGCCGCGCTCCACCAGCCACTGCCGCACACTCGCCAGCAGGAACGCCCGCACCTGATCGGAGCCGTCCTGGTCGAGGTTCACCGCCGGCCCCCACGGGGTCTCATGGGCGGTGGTGAAGTACGGGCCGATCAGCCCCAGATAGTTGCCGGAGGGCCCCAGGTGGTTGTGCACCACGTCGAGGATCACTGCGAGACCCC encodes:
- the msrB gene encoding peptide-methionine (R)-S-oxide reductase MsrB; the encoded protein is MSTQRIGDGDHPVQRTEQEWRDRLTPQEYHVLREGGTERPFTGEYEEVRPAGTYACRACGAVLFRAAEQFNAHCGWPAFWAPSDDEAVELLEDTSLGMVRTEVRCARCGSHLGHVFRGEGFPTPTDERYCINSISLVHEQDA
- a CDS encoding alpha/beta hydrolase family protein — encoded protein: MRSAPEDPTTDRPHRPAPSVGTAAAVGAGAFLATGAALTTAARVMARMPLVPSTSPLAAPDLEVVAAGADALVLRESVEAARPGVLALRQDGGSVHVRLGEIAERPAEDLVRRPLLAQDTPRPAHAGPAHSNGFFWAGDPRSAHGLEFQEIDVHSPVGPMPAWLVPAGDGARWAVLVHGHGATRGEGLRSLPLLHALGITALVITYRNDLGAPPSVDRLHHLGSAEWEDCSAAIEAALERGARSVVLMGWSMGGGIALRTARLSPHRDRIEALVLDSPAIDWRQILQHHAAQVRAPHAVRRGAMWMMGSVAGARMVQLHDPIALHEMTVETYRESLAQPTLLLHAGADTTVPLDASRRLADARPDLVEYHEVDGATHTREWNVDPAVWERTVARFLIEHLQLPVDPQSLPLPVRDPAAAPQEGATGRRL
- a CDS encoding dihydrofolate reductase family protein; this translates as MHVLWRDARPVPSPVSVTPDDAGAVALAELYALPSDRVTVRAMMNTTVDGAIAGADGTSGSLHNPDDSFAFGVLRALIDVVVVGAGTVRAEEYRRPLGRRSLREGTSLRPGGRDHPALAVLSRSGNLPEVVRADWPTFLVTGRDSAREATAASGLPTDQVIVADTPEEILRGLTDRGHRGIQIEGGPSTLAAFVAAGLVDELCFSVSHRTVGGPSPRVLDGPLHEQDWALQSLIVGDHATLTRYRRI
- the zapE gene encoding cell division protein ZapE, with the translated sequence MTDALADRRPDPSLDRLLGDLVPPPRFADARLETYRPDPDFPSQQEAKDRIAAFAAGLGRSTGGGLRGMFRRRPETARGLYLDGGFGVGKTHLLASLFHLAPGHRVYGTFVEYTHLVGALGFQRATDLLGESTLVCIDEFELDDPGDTLLMTRLIRELSDRGVAVVATSNTLPDALGEGRFAAQDFLREIQAMADRFEVIRIDGHDYRRRDGDVHAPSLDDDQVRAHAEATPGATLDRFDTLLEHLTQVHPSRYGALIDDVSSAHLLGVRTLDDHHNALRLVVLVDRLYDREVPVLASGVDVAQLYTPELLASGYRKKYYRSLSRLSSLVRDGASLIG
- the treZ gene encoding malto-oligosyltrehalose trehalohydrolase → MSDLSPAIDRHADRERYALWAPQARRVELRLERADAVRVHELTRSSDGWFELEDPRPQPDDLYAFRLDGDGLWLPDPRSLHQPGGVHGPSRWVDPDTLRDRSGWTGADVRDRVLYELHIGTFTPGPDGRGGTFDSAIDRLDDLVDLGIGAVEVMPVAAFPGDRGWGYDGVGLFSVHDAYGGPEAFARFVTAAHQRGLAVILDVVHNHLGPSGNYLGLIGPYFTTAHETPWGPAVNLDQDGSDQVRAFLLASVRQWLVERGLDGLRLDAVHELRDDSPRHLLAEMSDAVATWSQEVSRPLRLIAESDRNDPRTVTPTTEGGLGMDMQWADDIHHAVHAWISGERAGYYVDFGSTRVLKRTLTRMFEHDGSFSTFRDRLWGAPVDPASSLYDAHSFVAFLQDHDQVGNRAAGDRVHHRLPAGAHAAGAALILLGAATPMLFMGEEWAASTPFTYFTDHDEDLGPFITRGRIEEFAAMGWSDPVPDPQAASTFTASILRWEEREDPEHAAMLDWYRTLLRLRHEVPALRDPALGRVRVEARNEETVLLHRDAADGAETGITVLAHRGDGTVRAPEGEVLARFGGGSGHELDGPGAVVVRR